A region of Sphingomonas sp. DNA encodes the following proteins:
- a CDS encoding DNA translocase FtsK 4TM domain-containing protein, with the protein MARWREGLSQAARRSGAVLVGLALAGFALLAALALASYRTSDPSLNTAAAGPVGNWIGPPGAWTADLMLSLLGPPSALVLPLLLVIGLRIARGVEAGRWLRSLILTLLGIVLIGLAAALVVGGAVSGLPAGWGGGAGLGLANLTELALARLGDESIVQPFRIAVIALAAAAGLVLCLLGLGLTVEERAWLATRRAKRERVQTGNRPETEPRPARAAVAPAAPQRAPVIADRASSRDRERRPLRERQPSLALGDSYTLPSIDLLNPAPPPVNVALDKAALERNARLLESVLEDFSVKGEIVEVRPGPVVTMYELEPASGIKASRVIQLADDIARNMSALSARVATIPGRSVIGIELPNAKREMVSLAELVASPAFEDQVASLPIILGKNIAGDPVVADLAPMPHLLVAGTTGSGKSVGLNCMILSLLYRLTPEQCKMIMIDPKMLELSVYDDIPHLLSPVVTEPAKAIRALKWTVEQMEERYRMMASVGVRQLSSFNAKVREARMKGQPLGRRVQTGYDPETGQPQYEMEELEYDILPQIVVVVDELADLMMTAGKEVEFLIQRLAQKARAAGIHLIMATQRPSVDVITGVIKANLPTRISFSVTSKIDSRTILGEQGAEQLLGKGDMLYMPGGKQIVRVHGPFVSDEEVRAVADYWRGQGQPDYVQAVTEEPEDGGYLFEGQPTGEDDAETQLFRKAVQVVAESQKASTSYVQRQLRVGYNSAARLIERMEKEGIVSAPDHVGRREVLVDPDGRPLG; encoded by the coding sequence ATGGCGCGGTGGCGGGAGGGCCTCAGCCAGGCCGCCCGGCGATCGGGCGCTGTACTCGTCGGCCTCGCGCTGGCGGGCTTCGCTTTGCTCGCCGCGCTGGCTCTGGCGAGCTACCGGACCAGCGATCCCTCGCTCAACACCGCCGCCGCCGGTCCGGTCGGCAACTGGATCGGCCCGCCCGGCGCGTGGACGGCGGACCTGATGCTGAGCCTGCTGGGGCCGCCCTCGGCCCTGGTCCTGCCGCTGCTGCTCGTCATCGGCCTCAGGATCGCGCGCGGCGTCGAGGCGGGGCGCTGGCTGCGCTCGCTGATTCTCACCTTGCTCGGCATCGTGCTGATCGGCCTCGCTGCCGCGCTGGTCGTCGGCGGGGCGGTGAGCGGTCTGCCCGCCGGATGGGGCGGCGGCGCCGGGCTCGGCCTCGCCAATCTCACCGAGCTCGCTCTGGCCCGGCTCGGCGACGAGAGCATCGTTCAGCCCTTCCGCATCGCCGTCATCGCGCTCGCGGCCGCCGCCGGACTCGTTCTCTGCCTGCTCGGTCTCGGCCTCACCGTCGAGGAGCGGGCCTGGCTCGCGACGCGCCGGGCGAAACGCGAACGGGTGCAGACCGGCAACCGGCCGGAGACGGAGCCGCGCCCGGCCCGCGCCGCCGTCGCGCCCGCCGCGCCGCAGCGCGCGCCGGTCATCGCCGATCGCGCCTCCTCGCGCGACCGCGAACGGCGGCCGCTGCGCGAGCGGCAGCCCTCGCTGGCCCTGGGCGACAGCTACACCCTGCCGTCGATCGACCTGCTCAACCCCGCGCCGCCGCCGGTGAATGTGGCGCTCGACAAGGCCGCGCTGGAACGCAACGCCCGCTTGCTGGAGAGCGTGCTCGAGGATTTCTCGGTGAAGGGCGAGATCGTCGAGGTCCGCCCCGGCCCGGTCGTCACCATGTACGAGCTGGAGCCGGCCAGCGGCATCAAGGCGAGCCGCGTCATCCAGCTCGCCGACGATATCGCGCGCAACATGTCGGCGCTCTCGGCCCGCGTCGCCACCATTCCCGGCCGCTCCGTGATCGGCATCGAGCTGCCCAACGCCAAGCGCGAGATGGTGAGCCTCGCCGAGCTGGTCGCCAGCCCGGCCTTCGAGGATCAGGTCGCCTCGCTGCCGATCATCCTGGGCAAGAACATCGCCGGCGATCCGGTCGTCGCCGATCTCGCGCCGATGCCGCACCTGCTCGTCGCCGGCACGACCGGCTCGGGCAAGTCGGTCGGCCTCAACTGCATGATCCTGTCGCTGCTCTACCGGCTGACGCCCGAGCAGTGCAAAATGATCATGATCGATCCCAAGATGCTGGAGCTCAGCGTCTATGACGATATCCCGCATCTGCTCTCCCCCGTCGTCACCGAGCCCGCCAAGGCGATCCGCGCGCTCAAATGGACGGTCGAGCAGATGGAGGAGCGCTACCGGATGATGGCGTCGGTCGGCGTGCGCCAGCTGTCCAGCTTCAACGCCAAGGTGCGCGAGGCGCGGATGAAGGGCCAGCCGCTCGGCCGGCGCGTCCAGACCGGCTACGATCCCGAGACCGGCCAGCCCCAGTACGAGATGGAGGAGCTGGAATATGACATCCTGCCCCAGATCGTCGTCGTGGTGGACGAGCTCGCCGACCTGATGATGACGGCCGGCAAGGAGGTCGAGTTCCTGATCCAGCGCCTCGCCCAGAAGGCGCGCGCCGCCGGCATCCACTTGATCATGGCGACGCAACGCCCTTCGGTCGACGTCATCACCGGCGTGATCAAGGCGAACCTGCCGACCCGCATCTCCTTCTCGGTCACCTCCAAGATCGACAGCCGCACCATCCTCGGCGAGCAGGGCGCCGAGCAGCTCCTGGGCAAGGGCGACATGCTCTACATGCCCGGCGGCAAGCAGATCGTGCGCGTCCACGGCCCCTTCGTCTCCGACGAGGAGGTGCGCGCGGTGGCCGATTACTGGCGCGGCCAGGGCCAGCCCGATTATGTCCAGGCCGTCACCGAGGAGCCGGAGGACGGCGGCTATCTGTTCGAGGGCCAGCCGACCGGCGAGGACGACGCCGAAACCCAGCTCTTCCGCAAGGCGGTCCAGGTCGTCGCCGAAAGCCAGAAGGCGTCCACCTCCTATGTCCAGCGGCAATTGCGCGTCGGCTACAACAGCGCCGCCCGGCTGATCGAGCGGATGGAGAAGGAAGGCATCGTCTCCGCCCCCGACCATGTCGGCCGCCGCGAAGTCCTGGTCGATCCCGACGGGCGGCCGCTGGGCTGA
- a CDS encoding FAD-dependent monooxygenase, which yields MRQADVIILGGGLVGLTLAIALDRHGLASLVIDPADPEKQVAPSYDGRATAVSSSSWRMLEAIGVAGRLAGRTCAIQAIRVSDGLKPGGILFDPGADDDPLGIMVENRLLRAALRDVTLSAERIDLRMPARAVSIERDSVGVRIALGDGGEARAPLLIGAEGRNSPVREAANIPLARWRYDHVAIVATVTHERDHERTAYEIFYPAGPFAILPMQAGEDGKFRSAIVWSVSAKDGPAVAALPDRALAHEIEKRMGGFLGDVALAGPRWSYPLGFHHAARIADTRLALVGDAAHGIHPIAGQGLNLGFRDAAALAEVLVEGARLGLDLGDAQLLDRYQRWRSLDTFMVALATDGLTRLYGVPGKAASAVRRFGMGAVQRIGPLKDRLMAEARGESGDMPLLLRGLTI from the coding sequence ATGCGGCAAGCGGACGTCATCATCCTCGGCGGCGGCCTGGTCGGCCTGACGCTCGCCATCGCGCTCGACCGGCACGGGCTGGCCAGCCTCGTCATCGATCCGGCCGATCCGGAAAAGCAGGTCGCGCCCAGCTATGACGGCCGCGCGACGGCGGTGTCGTCATCGTCCTGGCGGATGCTGGAGGCGATCGGCGTCGCCGGGCGGCTGGCGGGGCGGACCTGCGCGATCCAGGCGATCCGGGTCAGTGACGGTCTCAAGCCCGGCGGCATCCTGTTCGACCCGGGGGCCGACGACGACCCGCTCGGCATCATGGTCGAGAACCGGCTGCTGCGCGCGGCCTTGCGCGACGTGACGCTGTCGGCGGAGCGGATCGACCTCCGGATGCCGGCGCGCGCCGTCTCCATCGAACGCGACTCGGTCGGCGTGCGGATCGCCCTCGGCGATGGCGGCGAGGCGCGCGCGCCGCTGCTGATCGGCGCGGAGGGGCGCAATTCGCCGGTGCGGGAAGCGGCCAACATCCCGCTGGCGCGCTGGCGCTACGATCATGTCGCGATCGTCGCCACCGTGACGCACGAACGCGATCACGAGCGGACCGCCTACGAGATTTTCTATCCCGCCGGCCCGTTCGCGATCCTCCCGATGCAGGCGGGCGAGGATGGCAAGTTCCGCTCGGCGATCGTCTGGTCGGTCTCGGCGAAAGACGGCCCCGCCGTCGCCGCGCTGCCGGACCGGGCGCTGGCGCACGAGATCGAAAAGCGGATGGGCGGCTTCCTCGGCGACGTGGCGCTGGCCGGGCCGCGCTGGTCCTATCCGCTCGGCTTCCACCATGCCGCGCGGATCGCGGACACGCGGCTCGCGCTGGTCGGCGATGCCGCGCACGGCATCCATCCGATCGCCGGGCAGGGGCTCAATCTCGGCTTCCGCGACGCCGCCGCGCTCGCCGAGGTGCTGGTGGAGGGCGCCCGGCTCGGCCTCGATCTCGGCGACGCGCAACTGCTCGATCGCTACCAGCGCTGGCGCAGCCTCGACACGTTCATGGTGGCGCTCGCCACGGACGGCCTCACCCGGCTCTACGGCGTGCCCGGCAAGGCGGCGTCGGCGGTCCGCCGCTTCGGCATGGGCGCGGTGCAGCGGATCGGGCCGCTGAAGGACCGGCTGATGGCGGAAGCGCGGGGCGAATCGGGGGATATGCCGCTGCTGCTGCGCGGGCTGACGATCTAG
- a CDS encoding Trm112 family protein encodes MNLDPALLAKLVCPVTRAPLRYDAEMEELVSKAAGLAFPIRDGVPVLLVEEARILK; translated from the coding sequence ATGAACCTCGATCCGGCGCTGCTGGCCAAGCTGGTCTGCCCGGTGACACGCGCGCCGCTGCGCTATGACGCGGAAATGGAGGAACTGGTTTCGAAGGCCGCCGGCCTCGCCTTCCCGATTCGCGACGGCGTGCCGGTGCTGCTGGTCGAAGAGGCCCGTATACTGAAATGA
- a CDS encoding LON peptidase substrate-binding domain-containing protein, whose product MAATLLRVPIFPLAGALLFPRAQLPLHIFEPRYRAMVRDALDGDRLIAMVQPKGDGETPAVFDIGCIGRIDGCEELEDGRFNIVLEGLGRFRIAREARVDTLYRQIDADRAGFDDDDEEDEPLGIAHRAEIEREARAYADSLGYAVDWDSVARLDDEMLVNGIAQIAPLDVGSKQALLEAPDLLARADLLVQFMQFQRMAPGGADGPRTLQ is encoded by the coding sequence ATGGCGGCCACGCTGCTCCGCGTGCCGATCTTCCCGCTGGCCGGAGCCTTGCTGTTCCCGCGCGCGCAATTGCCGCTCCATATCTTCGAACCCCGTTATCGCGCGATGGTCCGCGACGCGCTGGACGGCGACCGGCTGATCGCGATGGTGCAGCCGAAAGGCGACGGCGAGACGCCGGCCGTGTTCGATATCGGCTGCATCGGCCGGATCGACGGCTGCGAGGAGCTGGAGGACGGGCGCTTCAACATCGTGCTGGAAGGGCTCGGCCGGTTCCGCATCGCGCGCGAAGCGCGGGTCGATACGCTGTATCGCCAGATCGACGCCGATCGCGCCGGCTTCGACGACGACGACGAGGAGGATGAGCCGCTCGGCATCGCCCATCGCGCCGAGATCGAGCGCGAGGCCCGGGCCTATGCCGATTCGCTCGGCTATGCGGTCGACTGGGACTCGGTCGCGCGGCTGGACGATGAGATGCTGGTGAACGGCATCGCCCAGATCGCCCCGCTCGACGTCGGGTCGAAGCAGGCATTGCTGGAAGCGCCCGATCTGCTCGCCCGTGCCGACCTGCTCGTCCAGTTCATGCAGTTCCAGCGCATGGCCCCGGGCGGCGCCGACGGCCCGCGGACGCTGCAATGA
- a CDS encoding tetratricopeptide repeat protein: protein MTEAEREAVERFRRDVVEPSMTSLVILDFWAEWCGPCKQLGPVLEKVAADYAGRGVTLVKIDVDQDKFIAAQFRVQSIPTVYAIFQGQPVADLSSARTEGQISGALDQLLAQLPVQGEAQELETQVEPLIAMGEQVLTEGDAERAANIFGQIVEMAPEHPEAAAGLARALVAAGRIDEAKATLDALPEKAAKDAAVAQARSAIALAEIAPTGETAEFEARIAKDPDDHEARYELAGALMAAGNRDAAADQLLESIGRDREWNDGAARQRLLQMLEAIGLEDPWAAAQRRRLSQILFG, encoded by the coding sequence ATGACCGAGGCCGAGCGCGAGGCGGTCGAGCGATTCCGGCGCGATGTCGTCGAGCCGAGCATGACGAGCCTCGTCATTCTCGATTTCTGGGCGGAATGGTGCGGGCCCTGCAAGCAGCTCGGCCCCGTGCTGGAGAAGGTCGCCGCCGATTATGCCGGGCGGGGCGTGACTTTGGTCAAGATCGACGTCGACCAGGACAAGTTCATCGCCGCCCAGTTCCGCGTCCAGTCGATTCCCACCGTCTATGCGATCTTCCAGGGCCAGCCCGTCGCCGACCTCTCCTCGGCGCGCACCGAGGGCCAGATCAGCGGCGCGCTCGACCAGCTGCTTGCCCAGCTCCCCGTCCAGGGCGAGGCGCAGGAACTCGAAACGCAGGTCGAGCCGCTGATCGCGATGGGCGAGCAGGTGCTGACCGAAGGCGATGCCGAGCGCGCCGCGAACATTTTCGGCCAGATCGTCGAGATGGCGCCGGAGCATCCCGAGGCCGCCGCCGGCCTCGCCCGCGCGCTGGTCGCGGCCGGGCGGATCGACGAGGCCAAGGCGACGCTGGACGCGCTGCCGGAGAAGGCGGCGAAGGATGCGGCGGTGGCGCAGGCGCGCTCCGCCATCGCGCTCGCCGAGATCGCCCCCACCGGTGAGACGGCCGAGTTCGAGGCGCGGATCGCGAAGGACCCGGACGATCATGAGGCGCGCTACGAACTGGCCGGCGCGCTGATGGCGGCGGGGAACCGCGATGCCGCCGCCGATCAATTGCTGGAAAGCATCGGCCGCGACCGCGAGTGGAATGACGGCGCGGCGCGCCAGCGGCTGCTCCAGATGCTGGAGGCGATCGGTCTCGAAGACCCCTGGGCGGCGGCGCAGCGGCGGCGGCTGTCGCAGATCCTGTTCGGCTGA
- a CDS encoding FKBP-type peptidyl-prolyl cis-trans isomerase — MRAAMNRFAPSAFAAALLLAGCGQSDADRLADLANELDAARQAELNAPAPQSATTPSGLRFETLSPGNGARPQLGQPVLVTYEGRLADGTVFDSSEQPVPMVVGQLIPGFNEGLLMMNKGGRYRLRIPPELGYGERGAGGGVIPPNAELDFTVTLVDIANSGPAGMPPPAGN; from the coding sequence ATGCGGGCCGCCATGAACAGATTCGCTCCCTCCGCGTTCGCCGCCGCCTTGCTGCTCGCCGGCTGCGGCCAGTCCGATGCCGATCGCCTCGCCGATCTCGCCAACGAACTCGATGCCGCGCGCCAGGCGGAGCTGAATGCGCCCGCGCCGCAATCGGCGACCACGCCGTCCGGCCTGCGCTTCGAGACGCTCAGCCCGGGCAACGGCGCCCGCCCGCAGCTCGGCCAGCCCGTATTGGTCACCTACGAAGGCCGCCTGGCGGACGGCACCGTCTTCGATTCGAGCGAGCAGCCGGTGCCGATGGTGGTGGGGCAGCTCATCCCCGGCTTCAACGAGGGGCTGCTGATGATGAACAAGGGCGGTCGCTACCGCCTGCGCATCCCGCCCGAACTCGGCTATGGCGAGCGCGGCGCGGGCGGCGGCGTGATTCCGCCCAATGCCGAGCTGGATTTCACGGTGACGCTGGTGGACATCGCCAATTCCGGTCCCGCCGGGATGCCGCCGCCCGCGGGAAACTGA
- a CDS encoding uroporphyrinogen-III synthase translates to MSAPLLILRPQPGADRTAARARARGLATVIAPLFTVRPLAWTAPEGSYDAVMLTSANAARHAGDGLTPYLKLPCHAVGETTAEAAREAGFLDVITGPADGGALMADMAGAGIRSALWPCGLDRATPDDVGIRIAAVPVYVAEPIEFLPPEADAALRAGAVALLHSRRAAACFAALAAAYRRTTRVAALSEAVAQAAGDGWAGIAAADRPRDEALLELAAKLCQTDREMRPPHA, encoded by the coding sequence ATGAGCGCGCCCCTCCTCATCCTGCGCCCGCAGCCCGGCGCGGACCGCACCGCCGCGCGCGCCCGGGCGCGCGGTCTCGCGACCGTCATCGCGCCGCTCTTCACGGTCCGTCCGCTTGCCTGGACGGCGCCCGAGGGATCTTATGACGCGGTGATGCTGACCAGCGCCAATGCGGCGCGCCATGCCGGCGACGGCTTGACGCCATATCTGAAACTGCCCTGCCACGCAGTCGGCGAAACGACGGCGGAGGCGGCGCGCGAAGCCGGATTCCTCGATGTCATCACCGGTCCCGCCGACGGCGGCGCGCTGATGGCCGACATGGCAGGCGCCGGGATTCGTTCGGCCCTGTGGCCCTGCGGCCTCGATCGCGCGACACCGGACGATGTCGGCATCCGGATCGCGGCCGTACCCGTCTATGTCGCTGAACCGATCGAATTCCTGCCGCCAGAGGCCGACGCGGCGTTGCGCGCGGGCGCGGTCGCATTGCTCCATTCGCGCCGCGCGGCGGCATGTTTCGCCGCCTTGGCCGCCGCCTATCGCCGCACGACGCGGGTCGCGGCGCTGAGCGAGGCGGTGGCGCAGGCGGCCGGAGACGGCTGGGCCGGGATCGCGGCGGCCGATCGGCCGCGCGACGAAGCCTTGCTGGAGCTTGCCGCGAAGCTGTGCCAGACTGATCGCGAAATGAGGCCGCCGCACGCATGA
- the hemC gene encoding hydroxymethylbilane synthase, with protein sequence MTYPLRIGTRGSPLALAQSHMVAAALHATCGVETEIVPITTTGDVIQDRPLAEVGGKALWTKELDRALIEGRTDLSVHSMKDVETIRPGRLVIAAMLKRADTRDRLIGADSLDALPTGARIGTSSPRRTAQLLARRPDLAVGTIRGNVQTRLDKIARGEFDATLLAAAGLDRLGIAVGTPLEGFLSAPSQGAIGIEVLAENEPVRALIAAIDHTETHRCVAAERAFLAALGGDCHSAVAARAVLDGGAIRIEAEILSADGSEVRAGAGGEPAELAARLLAQASPTLRAMFSA encoded by the coding sequence ATGACCTATCCCCTTCGTATCGGTACCCGCGGATCGCCGCTGGCGCTCGCCCAGTCCCATATGGTGGCCGCCGCGCTGCACGCCACATGCGGCGTCGAAACCGAGATCGTGCCGATCACCACCACCGGCGATGTGATCCAGGACCGTCCCCTCGCCGAAGTGGGCGGCAAGGCGCTTTGGACCAAGGAGCTGGACCGCGCGCTGATCGAGGGGCGCACCGATCTTTCCGTCCATTCTATGAAGGATGTCGAGACGATCCGGCCGGGGCGGCTGGTGATCGCCGCAATGCTGAAACGGGCCGACACGCGCGACCGGCTGATCGGCGCCGACAGCCTCGACGCGCTGCCGACGGGCGCGCGGATCGGCACGTCATCGCCCCGGCGCACGGCGCAATTGCTGGCGCGGCGGCCCGATCTGGCGGTCGGCACCATCCGGGGCAATGTGCAGACCCGGCTCGACAAGATCGCCCGCGGCGAGTTCGACGCGACCCTGCTGGCCGCGGCGGGGCTGGACCGGCTCGGCATCGCGGTCGGCACGCCGCTCGAAGGCTTTCTGTCCGCGCCGTCCCAGGGCGCGATCGGGATCGAGGTGCTGGCGGAGAACGAGCCGGTGCGCGCCCTGATCGCGGCGATCGATCATACCGAAACCCATCGCTGCGTGGCGGCGGAACGCGCCTTCCTCGCGGCGCTGGGCGGCGATTGTCATTCCGCCGTCGCCGCCCGGGCCGTGCTCGACGGCGGCGCGATCCGGATCGAGGCGGAAATCCTGAGCGCGGACGGCAGCGAAGTCCGCGCCGGCGCCGGCGGCGAGCCGGCGGAGCTGGCCGCGCGCTTGTTGGCGCAAGCCAGCCCGACGCTGCGCGCGATGTTCTCGGCATGA
- the tsaD gene encoding tRNA (adenosine(37)-N6)-threonylcarbamoyltransferase complex transferase subunit TsaD: MTLILGIESSCDETAAALVTSDRRILAHRLAGQEEAHRPYGGVVPEIAARAHVEILPSLVEEVLAEAGVTLAEVDAIAATAGPGLIGGVMVGLVTAKGLALASGKPLVAVNHLEAHALSPMLDAPDLAFPYLLLLVSGGHCQLLFVEGVGRYRRLATTIDDAAGEAFDKTAKLLGLGYPGGPAVERAAEAGDPAAVPLPRPLAGSDEPHFSFAGLKSAVLRAHESGRYGDADLAASFQRAVVDCLVDRTARAIHAAPGATALVVAGGVAANRAIRGALTELARGHDLPFVAPPLWLCTDNAAMIGWAGALRFEQGLIDGLDAPARARWPLDPDAEKARGAGVKA; encoded by the coding sequence ATGACATTGATCCTCGGCATCGAATCGAGCTGCGACGAGACGGCGGCGGCGCTGGTGACGTCCGACCGTCGCATTCTTGCGCACCGGCTCGCCGGGCAGGAAGAAGCGCACCGGCCCTATGGCGGGGTGGTGCCGGAAATCGCCGCGCGCGCGCATGTCGAGATTCTGCCCAGCCTGGTCGAGGAGGTGCTGGCCGAAGCGGGCGTGACGCTGGCCGAGGTGGATGCGATCGCCGCCACCGCCGGGCCGGGCCTGATCGGCGGCGTGATGGTCGGCCTCGTCACCGCCAAGGGCCTCGCGCTCGCCAGCGGCAAGCCGCTTGTGGCGGTCAATCACCTCGAGGCCCACGCGCTCTCGCCGATGCTCGACGCGCCGGACCTCGCCTTTCCCTATCTGCTGCTGCTCGTCTCTGGCGGTCATTGCCAATTGCTGTTCGTCGAAGGCGTCGGCCGCTATCGCCGGCTCGCCACGACGATCGACGACGCGGCCGGCGAAGCGTTCGACAAGACGGCGAAGCTGCTCGGCCTCGGCTATCCCGGCGGCCCGGCGGTGGAGCGCGCGGCCGAGGCGGGCGATCCCGCCGCCGTGCCGCTGCCGCGCCCGCTGGCCGGATCGGACGAGCCGCACTTCTCCTTCGCCGGCCTGAAGAGCGCGGTGTTGCGTGCGCATGAGAGCGGCCGCTACGGCGATGCCGATCTCGCCGCCTCCTTCCAGCGGGCGGTGGTCGATTGCCTGGTGGACCGGACGGCGCGCGCGATCCACGCGGCGCCGGGCGCTACCGCGCTGGTCGTCGCGGGCGGCGTCGCGGCCAACCGGGCGATCCGGGGCGCGCTCACCGAGCTGGCGCGGGGCCACGATCTGCCCTTTGTCGCGCCGCCGCTCTGGCTGTGCACCGACAATGCGGCGATGATCGGCTGGGCGGGGGCGCTGCGGTTCGAACAGGGGCTGATCGACGGTCTGGACGCGCCGGCGCGCGCGCGGTGGCCGCTCGATCCGGATGCGGAAAAGGCGCGCGGCGCGGGGGTGAAGGCATGA
- a CDS encoding NAD(P)-dependent glycerol-3-phosphate dehydrogenase, producing the protein MRIGVIGAGAWGTALAQVAADAGDDVRIWALEEEVVASINSAHENALYLPGQTLSPSLRATGDLADLADREAVLVVTPAQHLRRVLARLPVAHVPLVLCSKGIEEGSGKLMTEVAAEAQPDAPIAVLSGPSFADEVAKGLPAALTLATADSALGDRLVTRLGRPHFRTYYSDDVIGAEVGGAVKNVIAIACGVVEGLGLGLNARAALIARGFAEMTRFGLAKGARAETLAGLAGLGDLVLTCSSTSSRNFSLGKGLGEGKRAADLLADRRTVAEGAFTAPVLRQAAADIGVDMPIVEAVCALLADVPVQSVVEELLARPLRSEGV; encoded by the coding sequence ATGAGGATCGGGGTTATCGGCGCGGGCGCGTGGGGGACAGCGCTGGCGCAGGTCGCGGCGGATGCGGGCGACGACGTGCGGATCTGGGCGCTCGAGGAGGAGGTCGTCGCGTCGATCAATTCGGCTCATGAAAACGCGCTCTATCTGCCGGGCCAGACGCTCAGCCCGTCATTGCGCGCCACCGGCGATCTCGCCGATCTGGCGGACCGCGAAGCCGTGCTGGTGGTCACTCCGGCCCAGCATCTGCGCCGGGTGCTCGCCCGCCTGCCGGTCGCCCATGTCCCGCTGGTGCTCTGCTCCAAGGGGATCGAGGAGGGCAGCGGCAAGCTGATGACCGAGGTCGCGGCCGAGGCGCAGCCGGACGCGCCGATCGCGGTCCTGTCCGGCCCGTCCTTCGCCGACGAGGTGGCGAAGGGGCTGCCCGCTGCGCTCACTCTGGCGACGGCCGATTCCGCGCTCGGCGACCGGCTCGTGACCCGGCTCGGCCGGCCCCATTTCCGGACCTATTATTCGGATGACGTGATCGGTGCGGAGGTGGGCGGGGCGGTCAAGAATGTGATCGCCATCGCCTGCGGCGTGGTCGAGGGGCTGGGGCTCGGGCTCAACGCCCGCGCCGCGCTGATCGCGCGGGGCTTCGCGGAGATGACCCGCTTCGGGCTGGCCAAGGGGGCGCGGGCGGAGACGCTGGCGGGGCTGGCCGGGCTCGGCGATCTCGTCCTCACCTGCTCGTCCACCAGCTCGCGCAATTTCAGCCTCGGCAAGGGGCTGGGCGAGGGCAAGCGCGCTGCCGACCTGCTCGCCGACCGGCGGACGGTGGCGGAAGGCGCCTTCACCGCGCCGGTGCTGCGTCAGGCGGCGGCCGATATCGGCGTCGACATGCCGATCGTGGAGGCGGTCTGCGCGCTCCTCGCGGACGTGCCGGTGCAATCGGTGGTCGAGGAATTGCTGGCCCGCCCGCTGAGGAGCGAAGGGGTTTAG
- a CDS encoding DUF1674 domain-containing protein, whose translation MAERPPHVKPPAYLSESPPVPVPEEAPSVEEHGGPKGKEPTRYGDWENKGICWDF comes from the coding sequence ATGGCCGAGCGCCCGCCGCACGTGAAACCGCCCGCCTATCTCTCCGAGAGCCCGCCCGTGCCGGTTCCGGAAGAAGCCCCGTCCGTCGAGGAACATGGCGGCCCCAAGGGCAAGGAACCCACCCGCTACGGCGACTGGGAGAACAAGGGCATCTGCTGGGATTTCTAG